In one window of Legionella fallonii LLAP-10 DNA:
- a CDS encoding YbhB/YbcL family Raf kinase inhibitor-like protein, whose protein sequence is MKKYFLFLSLCICSYSTFAAQFTLESSAFQPNTLIPAQYTCSGDNKSPPLAWHNAPPKTKSFALVVEDPNGPDDTPITHWILFNIPPSETQINANGLLPKGAAAGKNSWNNIDYRGPCPSIGAHSYTFKIYALDNVLALNNGAIRDDILNAITGHVLASAQLTGLYQKIPAQPQ, encoded by the coding sequence ATGAAAAAATATTTCTTATTTTTATCACTTTGTATCTGTAGCTATAGCACTTTTGCAGCCCAGTTCACGCTTGAAAGCAGTGCCTTTCAGCCCAATACACTAATTCCAGCTCAATATACTTGTAGTGGTGATAATAAATCACCGCCTTTAGCCTGGCATAATGCACCACCAAAAACCAAGTCTTTTGCCTTAGTTGTTGAAGATCCCAATGGCCCAGATGATACTCCAATAACTCATTGGATTTTATTTAATATACCGCCCTCAGAAACACAAATAAATGCAAATGGCCTGCTCCCAAAAGGTGCGGCAGCCGGAAAGAATAGTTGGAACAACATCGATTATCGTGGTCCCTGTCCATCGATTGGCGCCCACTCATATACTTTTAAAATATATGCTTTAGATAATGTATTAGCTTTGAATAATGGCGCCATTAGAGACGATATACTCAATGCAATAACAGGGCACGTGCTTGCTAGTGCTCAATTAACTGGCCTGTATCAAAAAATACCTGCTCAGCCACAGTAA
- a CDS encoding ligand-gated ion channel, producing the protein MPQKSFKFSGYIWWYVTPLTSTYVPYDRTDVINAKEYSIKPHHIYDAEPNYYEAKINANVSQEWELRQFPFDSQELHINFEDNGYDASRLLYTVDREHSRINPYLKLDDWKVMGDSISTHLDSGYSEVRITIKIKRLNSGWLFFHLFIGTFVGVLLCLLGFFMRLDSDIRFSLFLGAIFAVVTNQHILYEVLPRTSYLTLSDKIQIATFILLIFTIIIHVILKKLAERRRAKFGHYLNKRMGIALFLSYCSFVIFVVHHAIVS; encoded by the coding sequence ATGCCCCAAAAATCATTTAAGTTTAGTGGCTATATTTGGTGGTATGTTACGCCGTTAACGTCTACTTATGTTCCTTATGACAGAACAGATGTGATTAATGCAAAGGAGTATAGTATAAAACCTCATCATATTTACGATGCAGAACCTAACTATTATGAAGCAAAAATTAATGCTAATGTGAGTCAAGAATGGGAGCTACGGCAATTTCCATTTGATTCGCAGGAGTTACACATTAATTTTGAAGACAATGGTTATGATGCTAGTCGTTTGCTCTATACAGTGGACCGCGAGCATAGTCGTATTAATCCCTATCTTAAACTCGATGACTGGAAAGTCATGGGGGATTCTATTTCTACGCACTTGGATTCTGGTTATTCCGAAGTACGGATTACAATTAAAATTAAGCGCCTTAATAGTGGTTGGTTGTTTTTTCATTTATTTATTGGCACATTTGTTGGTGTTCTTTTATGCCTGTTAGGCTTTTTTATGCGCCTGGATAGTGATATTCGTTTTAGTTTATTCCTGGGAGCTATTTTTGCTGTCGTAACTAATCAACACATACTTTATGAGGTATTACCAAGAACTTCTTATTTAACGTTAAGCGATAAGATACAAATTGCCACGTTTATTTTATTAATTTTTACTATTATTATTCATGTTATTTTAAAAAAATTAGCTGAAAGACGGCGTGCAAAATTCGGGCATTATTTAAATAAACGTATGGGTATTGCACTGTTTCTTAGTTATTGTTCTTTTGTCATTTTTGTCGTTCATCATGCGATAGTCAGCTAA
- a CDS encoding SDR family NAD(P)-dependent oxidoreductase: MKKHVVLITGALAGIGKATAFAFARKGANIVISGRRKEVGESLAKELSALGSEVAFIQADVRHESEVQSLVEQTVSRFGRLDVAVNNAGTEGVLSPILEENLDNYQLTFDTNVLGVFLCLKYELKVMMTQGSGSIINLSSVAGKKGFPGAAIYCASKHAVEGLTKVAALEASIARVRVNAVAPGPIQTDMFERFTQTDEAKAGFLDMVPLKRAGSAEEVANTIVFLASDEAPYITGQIVGIDGGLLA, translated from the coding sequence ATGAAAAAACACGTAGTGCTTATTACTGGGGCTCTTGCTGGTATTGGCAAAGCAACTGCGTTTGCTTTTGCTCGAAAAGGAGCAAATATTGTTATTTCCGGGCGCAGAAAAGAAGTTGGTGAATCCTTAGCAAAGGAATTAAGCGCTTTAGGTTCAGAGGTAGCATTTATCCAAGCTGATGTGCGTCATGAGTCAGAGGTTCAATCATTGGTTGAACAGACGGTGAGTCGTTTTGGTCGTTTGGATGTTGCGGTGAATAATGCAGGAACAGAAGGAGTCTTGTCGCCAATTCTTGAAGAAAACTTGGATAATTATCAATTAACCTTTGATACGAATGTCTTAGGAGTTTTTCTCTGCTTAAAATACGAATTGAAGGTGATGATGACACAAGGATCTGGAAGTATTATTAACCTTTCTTCTGTAGCTGGTAAAAAAGGATTCCCCGGGGCTGCTATTTACTGCGCAAGCAAACATGCCGTGGAAGGTTTGACGAAAGTCGCAGCACTTGAAGCCTCTATTGCCCGTGTTAGGGTTAACGCTGTGGCCCCTGGCCCAATTCAGACTGATATGTTTGAGCGTTTTACTCAAACAGACGAGGCAAAGGCTGGCTTTTTAGATATGGTGCCTTTAAAACGAGCCGGAAGTGCAGAAGAAGTGGCTAATACTATAGTATTTTTAGCCTCAGACGAAGCTCCTTATATTACAGGACAAATTGTTGGAATAGATGGTGGTTTATTAGCCTAG
- a CDS encoding InlB B-repeat-containing protein: MISISRDDIASRKQTALKRILILLGILCILLMNQTTTAGNGLFFKILATGIPDNLSITLCLNGKGPLSCQNYAVSALNLNISTTIPNHVYPSVGIKVNNPGYFLSGCTPISNGYCLFSASNTKPANIIINTTYTIAATSGANGTITPQGFIKINGGGSQQFTATPAANYGVHQWLLDGVPVQTAGSTYTLSNVTANHTVEVTFTQATLTPNISSLALSVHCPSGPTSGCVYSNPALTGSSRQITFTNHGTISANNVSVVSSGFPSGTSISSSTCSGTLRTMDSCIITITPGTVASSDCTSGIAPTSGSVMVTADEAVSTLVNVIVLSYSCIYQSGYLYSVNDETPNTGSIGGKVVTMSNQATENSPGIIWSANSLGNYDGGISIWGIDDTSTVSSPSPNASSTDPATNYPGQSNCNGASDGACNTKNINIYYSTIATPPPHLSSYAAGLCKATINDYSDWYLPAICEMGPDAGSLICTSPPLMHLEQNMVDNLPVLLDNCTGAMCLSGEYWSSTELSGNPVDIAWAECFTPNGGSTQCVEGKNETLGVRCSRALTF, from the coding sequence ATGATAAGCATATCTCGTGATGATATAGCCTCAAGGAAACAAACCGCATTAAAACGCATTTTAATTTTACTCGGTATACTATGCATATTACTAATGAATCAAACAACAACGGCTGGCAATGGACTTTTCTTTAAGATTTTAGCCACGGGAATACCTGATAATCTGAGCATTACCTTATGCCTTAATGGCAAAGGACCGTTATCATGCCAAAACTACGCGGTCTCCGCGTTAAATTTAAATATAAGCACCACAATACCGAATCACGTGTATCCATCGGTTGGAATAAAGGTTAACAATCCTGGCTATTTCTTATCAGGCTGCACGCCAATTAGCAATGGATATTGTTTATTTTCTGCAAGCAATACGAAACCTGCAAATATAATCATTAACACTACCTACACGATAGCAGCAACTAGCGGTGCCAATGGTACAATAACCCCACAAGGATTTATAAAAATAAACGGAGGTGGTAGCCAACAATTTACAGCAACCCCTGCTGCAAATTATGGTGTTCATCAGTGGCTGCTTGATGGGGTGCCCGTTCAAACTGCAGGGAGTACCTATACGCTTTCTAATGTCACAGCCAATCATACGGTGGAGGTAACCTTCACTCAAGCAACCTTAACTCCCAATATCTCCTCTTTAGCCCTTTCAGTTCATTGTCCATCAGGACCAACATCTGGATGTGTTTATAGCAATCCAGCATTAACTGGTAGCTCACGACAGATAACGTTTACTAATCATGGAACCATTTCGGCAAACAATGTGTCGGTTGTATCGTCTGGATTTCCGTCAGGAACAAGCATTAGCTCATCCACTTGTAGCGGTACATTAAGGACTATGGATTCATGCATCATCACCATTACACCGGGTACTGTAGCATCCTCTGATTGTACAAGCGGTATCGCTCCAACCAGTGGTAGTGTCATGGTAACAGCAGATGAGGCCGTTAGTACTCTAGTAAATGTGATCGTGTTGAGTTATAGCTGTATTTATCAGAGTGGCTATCTGTATTCTGTTAACGATGAAACGCCAAATACAGGAAGTATTGGTGGGAAAGTTGTAACGATGAGCAATCAAGCAACAGAGAACTCCCCTGGAATTATTTGGAGCGCTAATAGCTTAGGCAATTACGATGGTGGTATAAGCATTTGGGGGATTGATGATACGTCCACTGTTAGCAGTCCCAGTCCCAATGCAAGCTCCACCGATCCAGCGACGAATTATCCAGGACAGTCTAATTGCAATGGGGCATCCGATGGAGCCTGTAATACGAAGAACATTAATATTTATTACAGCACAATTGCAACTCCGCCACCTCATTTATCCAGTTATGCTGCGGGACTATGTAAAGCAACCATTAATGATTATTCAGATTGGTATCTACCGGCAATTTGTGAAATGGGGCCTGATGCCGGTAGCCTCATTTGTACGTCTCCACCATTGATGCATCTTGAACAAAATATGGTCGATAATTTGCCTGTATTATTGGACAATTGCACCGGGGCAATGTGTTTGTCTGGGGAGTATTGGAGTTCTACTGAACTTTCGGGCAATCCGGTAGACATCGCATGGGCCGAGTGTTTTACCCCCAATGGAGGAAGTACACAATGTGTGGAAGGTAAGAATGAGACTTTGGGAGTTAGATGCTCTCGGGCTTTAACTTTTTAA
- a CDS encoding CvfB family protein: MIKIGQFNKLEVIKTVPFGVYLDGDDWGEILLPSKFVPKGTQVYDVLDVFVYFDSEDKIIATTQRPRLMMGQCAFLKVIDVNAVGAFLDWGLDKDLLVPKPEQHKPLQKDKSYIVYAKQDNKGRIIASSKIDYFLDKTPARYKAGDEVNLLIAETTPLGNKVIINNQHWGLVHSADIFQTLSYGKRERGYIKSIREDGKIDVVLRKVGRSGIDDLAERIITELRQKGGFLPLHDKSSSLEIQQVFQESKKSFKSAIGQLYKRGEIDIEPNGIRLRGGERS, encoded by the coding sequence ATGATTAAAATAGGGCAGTTTAATAAATTAGAAGTAATAAAGACGGTGCCGTTTGGTGTTTATCTGGATGGTGATGATTGGGGCGAAATTTTGTTGCCCAGTAAATTTGTTCCTAAAGGAACGCAAGTCTATGATGTTTTAGATGTCTTTGTTTATTTTGACTCGGAAGATAAAATTATCGCAACAACTCAGCGTCCTCGTCTCATGATGGGCCAATGTGCCTTTTTGAAAGTGATTGATGTCAATGCAGTGGGCGCTTTTCTTGATTGGGGGTTGGATAAGGATTTATTGGTACCGAAGCCAGAGCAGCATAAACCCCTGCAAAAAGACAAATCGTATATTGTCTATGCAAAGCAAGATAATAAAGGGCGTATTATTGCTAGCTCTAAAATCGATTATTTTTTAGATAAGACTCCTGCGCGTTATAAAGCAGGTGATGAAGTGAATTTATTGATTGCTGAAACGACGCCCTTAGGAAATAAAGTCATTATTAATAATCAGCATTGGGGATTAGTTCATTCCGCAGATATTTTCCAGACTCTAAGCTATGGTAAAAGAGAACGAGGTTATATTAAATCCATTAGAGAAGACGGGAAGATCGATGTGGTTTTAAGAAAAGTAGGACGAAGTGGTATTGATGATCTAGCCGAACGTATCATCACTGAATTACGGCAAAAAGGGGGCTTTCTGCCTTTGCATGATAAAAGCTCTTCTCTTGAAATTCAGCAAGTATTTCAAGAAAGCAAGAAAAGTTTTAAAAGTGCAATTGGTCAGCTGTATAAGCGAGGGGAGATTGATATTGAGCCTAACGGTATTCGTTTGCGAGGTGGCGAGAGGTCGTGA
- a CDS encoding DEAD/DEAH box helicase, whose translation MLPDTIEESFSWAHPLVSEWFLNNIGYPTEPQRLGWPHILADKSTLISAPTGSGKTFAAFLICIDHLVRKAIAGTLTDETEVLYVSPLKAVSTDVQKNLMQPLAAIQQLAASRGINMLSIDVAVRTGDTAAKERVAMVKKPPHILVTTPESLYILLTAEKSRDMLRSVKTVIVDEIHAIANDKRGAHLSLSLERLEAITMKPLVRIGLSATQKPMELIAHFLVGNERPLPMIIDIGHAKHLQLSVEVPKSELGAVASNNQWDEIYDRIAELAQQNRTTLIFANTRRVAERAAHHLAERLGQDQVVAHHGSLSRKLRLSAETKLKNGELKALVATASLELGIDIGTVDLVCQLGSPRSISVMLQRVGRAGHWHGAISKGCIFATTRDELVECAALVYAIKQGDLDQLIIPHEPLDILAQQIVASCATNDWYEDDLFKLVKRGFPYKDLTQETFNSLIEMLSEGIAASRGRYGAYLFRDRINGIIKARRGSRLTAITSGGAIPENGLFTVIAEPAQVTVGTLDEDFAVESNRGDIILLGSTSWNIRRIESATGRVIVEDAHGSPPSVPFWRGEAPARTDELSRTIADLRQLVSNKLPFDYSPIESLKDNPLAQEVLRWLSENCELDNIGAEQFIDYIMQGRAILGAVPTQKTIIAERFFDESGGMQLIIHAPFGARINKAWGLALRKCFCRNFNFELQAAATDNGINISLTEQHSFPLADVFHFLHPNTIKEVLVQAVLQSPLFTTRWRWDAGRSLALVRFRNGKKVPPNILRMRSEDLLAAVFPDAAACQDNLFGQDIIPPDHPLINETMKDCLTEALDFEGLIALLKAIKNKKIQCIAIDTPTPSVFSHEILNANPYAFLDDAPLEERRARAVEMRRMLPSNLLQNLGKLDPEAIKTVTQQAWPDVRNADELHDTLQTLVAFPASYSEYQESITLWLPFLEDLMIQRRAGTANINNQEFWYSVEKAKTFSLIYPNAILNQQLQEIEEHSLEQEECIFKMIQNWMAHLGPTTSNALSDMLSIPSSNVEQALLRLEAAGVILRGSFNNVDEQEWCDRRLLARIHQLTLGRLRKEIEPVTPAQFVRWLLNWQHLTPGTQLTGEQGLLSIIEQLQGFEIPAKAWESAIFAKRLVHYDPQLLDKLCLMGIIGWGRLSLMNTEPTQDAEPDVVKRVTPTSIIPITFFLRDSLSWLAKHHTPMKEKNLHYLSHRAEKIAVYLQQNGASFFNDMVYEVGLLKSEVEMGLWELVAAGLVTADAFDNLRSLIDPRRRLVRKRRRPGASPLYSAGRWALLKTVPMNDTNEYIEAMCQLLLRRYGVVFRDLLVREKNIPRWRDLLIGFRRLEDKGEIRGGRFVDGFLGEQFALPVAIDSLRAIKKKETTQDVVTISAVDPLNLAGFIVPGHRITANSNGVVKLQNGIPV comes from the coding sequence ATGCTTCCTGATACTATTGAAGAGAGTTTTTCCTGGGCGCATCCGTTGGTCAGTGAATGGTTTCTCAACAATATTGGTTACCCCACTGAGCCGCAACGTTTGGGCTGGCCTCACATATTAGCGGATAAGAGTACCCTTATATCCGCACCAACTGGTTCGGGAAAAACGTTCGCTGCTTTTTTAATTTGTATTGATCACTTAGTTAGAAAAGCGATAGCCGGTACTTTAACTGACGAAACTGAAGTGCTCTATGTATCCCCTTTAAAGGCAGTCAGTACCGACGTTCAAAAAAATCTGATGCAACCGCTCGCAGCCATTCAACAACTTGCTGCAAGCCGAGGCATTAACATGCTTTCCATCGATGTCGCTGTACGCACTGGGGATACTGCAGCCAAAGAACGTGTCGCTATGGTAAAAAAGCCACCACATATCTTAGTGACTACGCCTGAGTCTTTATATATTTTACTCACTGCTGAGAAAAGTCGCGACATGTTACGTAGCGTCAAAACGGTTATTGTTGATGAGATTCATGCCATAGCTAATGATAAGCGTGGTGCACACCTTTCTTTATCTTTAGAGCGTTTAGAAGCAATTACCATGAAACCGCTTGTGCGTATTGGCTTATCTGCTACACAAAAACCTATGGAGCTTATTGCCCATTTTTTGGTGGGCAATGAACGGCCATTGCCTATGATTATTGATATTGGTCACGCCAAGCATTTACAGCTTTCGGTGGAGGTACCAAAGAGCGAATTGGGGGCCGTAGCCTCTAACAACCAATGGGATGAAATTTATGATCGTATTGCTGAGCTTGCACAGCAAAATCGAACAACCTTAATTTTTGCCAATACACGCAGAGTAGCAGAAAGGGCTGCTCATCATCTTGCTGAACGCCTAGGCCAAGATCAAGTAGTGGCCCATCATGGCAGTCTATCAAGAAAATTAAGATTGTCTGCAGAAACCAAATTAAAAAATGGAGAGTTAAAAGCTCTAGTCGCTACTGCTTCTTTAGAGTTAGGAATTGATATTGGGACTGTGGATTTAGTCTGTCAATTAGGTTCGCCTCGTTCTATTTCAGTGATGCTGCAAAGGGTGGGGCGAGCTGGTCATTGGCATGGGGCCATTTCTAAAGGCTGCATTTTTGCCACTACGCGCGATGAACTAGTAGAGTGCGCTGCATTGGTGTATGCCATTAAACAAGGTGATTTAGATCAATTAATTATCCCCCATGAACCTTTAGATATCTTAGCGCAGCAAATAGTTGCTAGCTGTGCTACCAATGATTGGTATGAGGACGATTTATTTAAGTTGGTAAAAAGAGGATTCCCCTATAAAGATCTGACACAAGAAACATTTAACTCCCTTATTGAAATGCTTTCTGAAGGGATTGCTGCGTCACGCGGACGTTATGGGGCTTATCTATTTAGGGATCGTATTAATGGAATAATAAAAGCGCGACGTGGCAGTCGACTTACTGCGATTACCAGTGGTGGTGCCATACCGGAAAATGGTTTGTTTACGGTCATAGCTGAACCTGCTCAGGTTACAGTAGGAACCTTAGATGAGGATTTTGCCGTTGAAAGTAACCGAGGGGACATTATTTTATTAGGTAGTACCTCCTGGAATATCCGTCGTATTGAAAGTGCCACGGGGCGTGTCATTGTAGAGGATGCTCATGGTTCTCCTCCTAGCGTACCTTTTTGGCGTGGGGAGGCGCCAGCTAGAACCGATGAGCTATCACGGACTATTGCTGATTTACGTCAACTTGTTAGCAATAAACTGCCATTTGATTACTCACCTATAGAGTCTTTAAAAGATAATCCTTTGGCTCAGGAAGTGCTACGTTGGTTAAGCGAGAACTGTGAGCTAGATAACATCGGAGCAGAACAGTTTATTGACTACATAATGCAGGGTAGAGCGATTTTAGGCGCTGTTCCTACGCAAAAAACAATTATAGCCGAGCGGTTCTTTGATGAGTCCGGCGGCATGCAGCTTATTATTCATGCCCCTTTTGGTGCTCGTATTAATAAAGCTTGGGGCTTGGCTTTACGTAAATGTTTTTGTCGCAATTTCAATTTTGAACTACAGGCCGCAGCAACGGATAATGGCATCAACATCTCGTTGACGGAGCAACATAGCTTTCCCTTGGCTGATGTATTTCATTTTTTGCATCCCAATACTATCAAAGAAGTATTAGTTCAGGCGGTATTGCAATCTCCATTGTTTACCACTCGTTGGCGTTGGGATGCGGGACGTTCTTTGGCTTTAGTGCGTTTTCGTAATGGCAAAAAAGTACCACCGAATATTTTGCGTATGCGCTCTGAAGATTTGTTGGCTGCAGTGTTCCCTGATGCTGCTGCTTGTCAGGATAATCTGTTTGGTCAGGATATAATCCCTCCCGATCATCCTTTGATTAATGAAACCATGAAGGATTGTTTAACCGAAGCACTAGATTTTGAAGGATTGATTGCATTACTCAAGGCAATAAAAAATAAGAAAATTCAATGTATTGCCATTGATACACCTACTCCTTCAGTTTTTTCACACGAAATTTTAAATGCCAATCCCTATGCCTTTTTAGATGATGCTCCTTTGGAGGAGCGACGTGCTCGTGCTGTCGAAATGCGCCGTATGTTGCCCAGTAATCTATTGCAAAATCTGGGTAAGCTAGATCCTGAAGCAATTAAAACAGTGACGCAACAGGCATGGCCTGATGTGAGAAATGCAGATGAGTTACACGATACCTTACAAACATTAGTTGCTTTTCCTGCCAGCTATTCTGAATACCAAGAGTCTATAACGCTTTGGCTGCCTTTTTTAGAAGACTTAATGATTCAACGACGAGCAGGTACAGCAAATATCAATAATCAAGAATTTTGGTATTCCGTTGAAAAAGCAAAAACCTTTTCCCTGATTTATCCAAATGCCATTTTAAATCAGCAATTACAAGAAATAGAAGAACACTCCTTAGAGCAAGAGGAGTGTATTTTTAAAATGATACAAAACTGGATGGCACATTTGGGACCTACCACCAGTAATGCACTGAGTGATATGTTATCTATACCTTCTTCTAATGTGGAACAAGCTTTATTGCGGTTGGAAGCCGCTGGCGTTATTTTACGTGGTTCATTTAATAATGTGGATGAGCAGGAATGGTGTGACCGTCGGTTATTGGCTCGCATCCATCAACTTACTTTAGGACGACTACGTAAAGAAATTGAACCGGTCACTCCTGCTCAATTTGTTCGTTGGTTATTAAATTGGCAGCATTTGACTCCTGGAACGCAATTAACAGGAGAGCAAGGACTTTTAAGCATTATTGAGCAATTACAGGGATTTGAAATTCCTGCTAAAGCTTGGGAGTCTGCGATTTTTGCTAAGCGTTTAGTTCATTATGATCCACAATTGCTCGATAAATTGTGTTTAATGGGGATTATTGGGTGGGGCAGGCTTTCTTTAATGAATACTGAACCAACGCAGGATGCTGAGCCTGATGTGGTAAAGAGAGTGACACCGACTAGTATTATACCTATTACTTTTTTCTTACGTGATTCATTATCCTGGTTAGCAAAGCATCATACGCCGATGAAAGAAAAGAATTTGCATTATTTAAGTCATAGGGCAGAAAAAATTGCTGTTTATCTGCAACAAAACGGCGCATCATTTTTTAACGATATGGTGTATGAAGTAGGCCTATTGAAATCAGAGGTAGAAATGGGCTTGTGGGAACTGGTTGCTGCTGGTTTAGTCACCGCCGATGCTTTTGATAATTTGCGTTCGCTTATTGATCCTCGACGACGGTTAGTGCGGAAAAGGAGACGGCCAGGAGCTTCTCCTTTATACAGTGCCGGACGTTGGGCGCTATTAAAGACTGTACCTATGAACGATACTAATGAGTACATTGAGGCGATGTGTCAATTACTGTTAAGACGATATGGCGTTGTATTCCGCGATCTGTTAGTTAGAGAAAAAAATATTCCACGTTGGCGTGATTTGCTCATTGGCTTTAGGCGTTTAGAAGATAAGGGGGAGATTAGGGGAGGGCGTTTTGTTGATGGTTTCTTAGGAGAGCAGTTTGCTTTACCTGTAGCTATTGACAGTTTACGGGCCATTAAGAAAAAAGAAACTACTCAAGATGTAGTTACTATTTCAGCTGTAGATCCTTTAAATCTTGCAGGATTTATTGTACCAGGTCATCGAATAACAGCGAACTCTAATGGAGTCGTAAAATTACAGAATGGTATTCCTGTATAA
- a CDS encoding TolC family protein gives MKLKKNYLLLLFFLLILLVGGCCKNCLTPDRKVNYPTQTRNGVKYRDNKEDLSRVAWWKKLHDPQLNQLIMEALSCNNQIKSANATIKQAQAQLKSAQYAWIPTLDGSANGFSGTTWHTHINPTGPLATSSLFSNISNLRFHGYYSGFVPRYSVNILNNIATIKAAKASLAIEQAQAQATKLGIISQMSGSYFMLLSQREQLKLEKTLVKDLQELRKLEQVRYKSGISDIETVTSIEQDIAQEETKVPQIEKVVVQTENTIRLLLNQNPGPIVTRNSLLALNINHLIPKNLPSSILKNRPDVIIALNNVKSAYAKVGVSYSAFFPTISLTGLFGHSSVDLANLLKLSTNLWVDQATATTKLFNASAYQDIKAAKAGFSALYYEYIQTLRSVFADVDNNLTNEQKDRVAYLQTYKAYLAAKKTYSIVLTQYEAGAKDYRNVVNAKINLDRNRLSLVQEKAQLLDSIVQVYNAVAGGYDV, from the coding sequence ATGAAACTAAAGAAAAACTATTTATTGCTATTATTTTTTTTACTCATCCTGCTTGTTGGCGGATGTTGTAAAAACTGCCTGACGCCAGACAGAAAAGTAAACTACCCTACACAAACACGTAATGGGGTAAAGTATAGAGACAATAAAGAGGATTTAAGTCGTGTTGCTTGGTGGAAAAAACTTCATGATCCGCAGCTGAATCAGCTTATTATGGAGGCGCTATCCTGTAATAATCAAATCAAAAGTGCGAATGCGACGATTAAACAAGCCCAAGCACAATTAAAATCCGCTCAATATGCTTGGATTCCTACATTGGATGGATCGGCTAATGGTTTTTCGGGCACCACCTGGCATACCCATATCAACCCAACAGGCCCACTTGCTACTAGTTCGCTTTTTTCTAATATTTCTAACTTGAGGTTTCATGGCTATTATTCTGGTTTTGTTCCGAGATATTCGGTTAATATCTTAAATAATATTGCAACAATTAAAGCAGCAAAGGCTTCATTAGCTATTGAACAAGCTCAAGCTCAGGCAACTAAATTAGGAATTATTAGCCAAATGAGTGGTTCGTATTTCATGCTTTTGAGTCAGCGAGAGCAATTAAAATTAGAAAAAACCCTTGTTAAAGATTTACAGGAATTACGCAAACTCGAACAAGTTCGTTACAAAAGTGGAATCAGTGACATTGAAACCGTTACTAGTATTGAGCAGGATATAGCCCAAGAGGAAACTAAAGTACCGCAAATTGAAAAAGTAGTAGTGCAAACTGAAAATACCATTCGTCTTTTATTGAATCAAAATCCTGGTCCTATTGTGACTCGCAACTCCTTGCTTGCGCTCAATATTAATCATCTTATTCCAAAAAACTTACCTTCTTCAATTTTAAAAAATCGTCCAGACGTTATTATTGCCTTAAATAATGTTAAATCGGCTTATGCCAAAGTAGGTGTCAGTTATTCCGCATTTTTTCCTACCATTTCCCTAACTGGTTTATTCGGTCATTCATCTGTCGATTTAGCTAATCTTTTGAAGTTAAGCACTAATTTATGGGTGGATCAGGCAACGGCTACGACGAAGTTATTCAATGCTAGTGCTTACCAAGATATAAAAGCCGCTAAAGCGGGCTTTTCTGCACTGTATTATGAATATATTCAAACATTGCGCTCCGTATTTGCTGATGTGGATAACAATTTGACTAATGAACAAAAAGATAGAGTCGCTTATTTGCAAACCTATAAAGCGTACCTTGCCGCAAAAAAAACATACTCTATTGTGCTGACTCAATATGAAGCAGGCGCAAAAGACTATCGTAATGTGGTGAATGCGAAAATTAATCTTGATAGAAATCGCTTAAGTCTAGTTCAGGAAAAAGCACAGTTACTCGACAGCATTGTGCAGGTCTATAATGCGGTAGCCGGTGGGTATGATGTATAA